In Natrinema sp. SYSU A 869, the following proteins share a genomic window:
- a CDS encoding CARDB domain-containing protein: MNRRKGRAISTSREEGNENNKERTCIAENISRRSFLGSTTLLVGTSTVTARQQEQDDSGEGTELGTLSFDEQLSSKDSHTGTYPADIPRVATNVELENRVTIDPAKQTGNIELGTTVEGEFGDIGAGGGYVSAGRHLFSAEWEAPRDETFTVSSEYAYEGNVFQYRESSRYQNAVNRVGVQGRLVIRDAATGDIIAESQPVVEWDLVIPHLDTLDNEWMISAFEALIDEVIPIVGGQIAEEVTERPDENVHAPGDPNQPKPISGESSASVSFTASQGKTYEIQKLFEGVTLAVSIFGAPSEAELSFSPTVHDLRVAVTEGQEQGPSLEVMISETNAPVNASEFLEVTAQIKNTGEASTRQTIDLIVGHSPEQVDTKTVTLGPGETQTITLGYETYPAKQTTKFPVRVQSEDDTAERSVTVYGTEDESRAEDNRPTGSSFVVDITKTNTPLDAGKFLQVTAVVKNTGPTEATQTIRLIVGHSPEQVDTETVTLGPGSSKTITLGYSTYPAKQTTEFPVRIETEKDADEQSVRVYGTG; encoded by the coding sequence ATGAACAGGAGGAAAGGCAGAGCGATAAGTACAAGCAGAGAGGAGGGAAATGAAAACAACAAAGAGAGGACTTGTATTGCGGAAAATATTTCGCGTCGGTCATTTCTCGGCAGTACTACACTGCTTGTCGGCACTAGTACCGTTACAGCGAGACAACAGGAACAAGATGATTCGGGAGAAGGGACCGAATTAGGAACTCTCTCATTTGATGAACAATTAAGTTCTAAGGATTCTCACACTGGAACGTACCCAGCAGATATACCTCGGGTAGCAACTAATGTAGAATTAGAAAATCGAGTGACGATTGATCCAGCGAAACAAACAGGGAATATTGAATTAGGCACAACCGTTGAGGGGGAGTTTGGAGATATTGGTGCCGGTGGCGGATATGTTAGCGCAGGCCGCCACCTGTTTTCGGCAGAATGGGAGGCTCCACGTGATGAGACATTTACTGTCTCATCGGAGTACGCGTATGAGGGAAATGTCTTCCAGTACCGAGAGTCTAGTAGATACCAGAATGCGGTTAATCGGGTCGGTGTACAAGGGCGATTAGTTATTCGAGACGCTGCGACAGGGGACATAATAGCCGAGTCACAACCAGTTGTCGAGTGGGACCTTGTAATACCCCATCTGGATACCCTTGATAATGAATGGATGATATCTGCATTCGAGGCCTTAATTGATGAAGTTATACCTATTGTCGGCGGACAAATTGCAGAGGAAGTAACCGAACGACCAGATGAAAATGTACATGCCCCTGGAGATCCAAATCAACCAAAGCCAATTAGCGGCGAAAGTTCGGCCTCGGTCTCGTTCACCGCGAGTCAGGGGAAAACATACGAAATACAGAAATTGTTTGAAGGGGTGACACTGGCCGTTAGTATTTTCGGAGCTCCTTCTGAAGCAGAACTGTCCTTCAGTCCAACCGTCCATGATCTGCGTGTCGCCGTAACAGAGGGTCAAGAGCAAGGTCCGTCGCTTGAGGTGATGATTAGTGAGACAAATGCACCGGTCAATGCAAGTGAATTTCTTGAAGTGACTGCCCAGATCAAAAACACTGGCGAGGCGTCCACAAGGCAGACTATTGATCTTATTGTCGGACATAGCCCTGAACAAGTGGATACTAAGACGGTCACGCTTGGGCCCGGTGAAACCCAGACGATTACGCTTGGATATGAGACGTATCCTGCAAAACAAACCACTAAATTTCCAGTTCGGGTCCAGAGCGAGGACGACACGGCTGAACGATCCGTCACGGTATATGGAACAGAAGATGAAAGTCGGGCAGAAGACAATAGGCCGACTGGTTCATCGTTCGTTGTAGACATCACCAAAACGAATACCCCACTTGATGCCGGAAAGTTCCTCCAAGTGACCGCCGTTGTCAAGAACACAGGGCCAACAGAGGCAACACAGACTATCCGCCTTATTGTCGGACATAGTCCCGAGCAAGTAGATACCGAGACAGTCACGCTTGGGCCCGGAAGTAGCAAGACGATTACGCTAGGGTACTCGACCTATCCTGCGAAACAGACCACAGAGTTCCCTGTGCGAATTGAAACTGAGAAGGATGCGGACGAACAGTCTGTCCGTGTCTACGGCACTGGCTAA
- a CDS encoding amidohydrolase family protein: MGSNTIPRGEPEGVTRRQLLQHTSVTAAAGVTVPKGGRAATIQDIGDMPLLDTHLHVTPIDGTTRQAFSTEQAVNWMDDHSVDQAVLLPLESPTSWFYPVPTWWTLREESKFPDRFIPFCTVAPLVAEQFGEDTIRERLETYVSMGARGVGELKAPVPFDDNRVQTVYETCAELDLPVLFHMDGVNLTDEVGLPRTEAMLQAYPNVDFIGHGAGWWASISGDLDSVATVWPEGPVTSGGAIPRLLAEYDNLSGDLSGGSGWNALTRDLAFGQEFLNEYADSLLFGTDKLAPEQNVGQFNIFREFDLAPDQWAQIRYQNLQDLL, encoded by the coding sequence ATGGGATCCAATACCATTCCACGGGGAGAGCCCGAAGGCGTCACGCGGCGACAGTTGCTACAGCACACCAGTGTGACAGCCGCTGCTGGTGTTACCGTGCCGAAAGGAGGAAGGGCTGCTACCATCCAAGATATCGGTGACATGCCTCTTCTCGATACACACCTCCATGTTACTCCAATTGATGGAACGACACGACAGGCGTTCTCTACCGAACAGGCTGTTAACTGGATGGATGACCATAGTGTTGATCAGGCTGTCTTACTCCCACTCGAGTCACCGACAAGTTGGTTTTATCCTGTTCCGACATGGTGGACTTTACGCGAAGAGAGCAAATTTCCAGATCGATTCATTCCCTTCTGTACAGTTGCGCCGCTTGTCGCAGAGCAGTTCGGTGAGGATACCATTAGAGAACGACTTGAAACGTATGTCTCCATGGGGGCACGAGGTGTTGGGGAGTTGAAAGCACCGGTGCCGTTCGATGATAACCGGGTCCAAACCGTCTATGAGACGTGTGCAGAACTCGATCTGCCAGTCCTCTTCCATATGGACGGTGTAAATCTAACTGACGAGGTCGGCTTGCCGCGTACTGAAGCGATGCTCCAAGCCTATCCCAACGTTGATTTCATCGGGCATGGGGCTGGCTGGTGGGCCTCGATTTCTGGCGATCTTGATTCGGTAGCGACGGTGTGGCCAGAAGGGCCAGTTACATCAGGTGGGGCTATTCCGCGATTATTAGCGGAGTATGATAACCTCTCTGGCGATCTGTCCGGCGGGTCTGGATGGAACGCGCTTACTCGTGATCTCGCGTTTGGGCAAGAGTTTCTAAACGAATACGCTGACAGCCTCCTCTTTGGCACAGATAAGCTCGCGCCTGAGCAAAATGTCGGTCAGTTCAATATTTTTCGTGAATTTGACCTCGCTCCCGACCAGTGGGCACAGATCAGATATCAAAATCTCCAAGACCTACTGTAA
- a CDS encoding IS6 family transposase has protein sequence MFADLLSESYAADLEESWENERTATPVRAFAVHLHQTGCSLRETTTILAELGIERSHGAVWNWVHRLADSGCDPPTAKPSRVAVDETAVKINAEWSWLYAAIDIETKLILDVALFGRHGTDPAAAFLHRLTEKHDLSEAEFLVDQFGYRTALSRLGLSGQIDYTDRNLIEKWFHTLKMRIDRFHNSWVGSRASVREWLEQFMHYYNCQRPHQALDGKTPVEEVQN, from the coding sequence ATGTTCGCAGACCTGCTCAGCGAGAGCTATGCAGCGGATTTAGAAGAATCTTGGGAGAATGAGCGGACGGCGACGCCCGTCAGGGCGTTCGCCGTCCACCTCCATCAGACCGGTTGTTCTCTTCGGGAGACAACAACAATTCTCGCTGAATTAGGCATTGAACGCTCACATGGAGCGGTCTGGAATTGGGTACATCGGTTAGCTGACAGCGGCTGCGACCCGCCGACGGCGAAGCCGTCAAGGGTCGCGGTTGACGAGACCGCTGTCAAAATCAACGCCGAATGGTCTTGGTTGTATGCTGCAATAGACATCGAGACAAAGTTGATTCTCGATGTCGCGCTGTTTGGTCGGCACGGCACTGATCCAGCAGCTGCGTTTCTGCATAGACTCACCGAGAAACACGATCTCTCAGAGGCTGAGTTTCTCGTCGATCAGTTCGGCTATCGGACTGCCCTCTCCCGATTAGGACTGAGCGGTCAGATTGACTATACCGACCGAAACCTGATCGAAAAGTGGTTTCATACCCTCAAAATGCGGATCGACCGTTTCCATAACTCGTGGGTTGGCAGTCGGGCGAGCGTCCGCGAGTGGCTTGAACAGTTTATGCACTACTACAACTGTCAGAGACCGCACCAAGCTCTCGATGGAAAGACGCCGGTCGAGGAAGTGCAGAACTAG
- a CDS encoding ISH3 family transposase has product MKCLYHPDTVLTASDLETLALDLLSEIPIPGVEGCGFDSGIIRQTLLQAAVDQKSIKAVTDTTRGTYSDDYTLAQLHTVPPAELEAIANRLLCQQAAMILGAGPRIICLDFVDIHYHGCPHAEPGVICHTKPRDGTSQCHRYLAGFVLCRAKPLVVAVTPVRGDEPKSDAVERVLDHVAALPFDVAGVLADRGFYDGTSIERLNAVASVALPVVRRGKQMAEKLDTTVSYWTEYVMYEGSERELRFPLAVCVSYQQGNRGKHGLLVRAYVACDLTDRTPKDVEALYQKRSAIETAFRTIREARARTSTTDPVVRLLFVLVSFLLRNLWVIVRWGVLATPQRGGRALPVWFRFEVFREWIDHALDDTLRRKWEAPTNCTGIPATYSQLDAG; this is encoded by the coding sequence ATGAAGTGCCTCTACCATCCAGACACCGTTCTTACGGCCTCTGACCTTGAAACCTTAGCGCTTGATCTCCTCTCTGAGATCCCGATCCCCGGAGTCGAAGGCTGCGGCTTCGACTCCGGGATTATCCGACAGACGCTCCTCCAGGCCGCTGTCGATCAGAAATCCATCAAGGCTGTCACTGACACCACTCGTGGAACGTACTCCGATGACTACACGCTTGCCCAACTTCACACGGTCCCGCCTGCTGAACTCGAAGCAATCGCTAACCGCCTTCTCTGTCAGCAGGCGGCGATGATCCTCGGCGCTGGGCCGAGGATCATCTGCCTCGACTTCGTCGATATCCATTATCATGGCTGTCCACACGCTGAACCTGGTGTAATCTGTCACACGAAGCCTCGCGATGGCACCTCCCAGTGCCATCGCTACCTTGCTGGATTTGTTCTTTGTCGGGCCAAACCACTGGTCGTCGCAGTCACACCCGTTCGTGGTGATGAACCGAAGAGCGACGCGGTCGAGCGAGTGCTCGACCACGTCGCGGCCCTCCCCTTTGATGTCGCTGGCGTTCTTGCCGACCGTGGGTTCTACGACGGAACGTCGATCGAGCGACTGAATGCAGTCGCATCAGTCGCTCTTCCAGTCGTGCGGCGCGGAAAACAGATGGCAGAGAAACTCGACACGACGGTGTCCTACTGGACGGAGTACGTGATGTACGAGGGGAGCGAGCGGGAACTACGCTTCCCGCTCGCGGTCTGTGTCTCCTACCAGCAGGGCAATCGAGGTAAACACGGCTTGCTCGTTCGGGCGTACGTGGCGTGCGATCTGACCGATCGCACGCCGAAAGATGTCGAAGCACTCTACCAGAAGCGCTCAGCGATCGAGACAGCTTTCCGAACGATACGTGAAGCGCGTGCACGAACCAGCACGACTGATCCAGTCGTGCGGCTGTTGTTCGTTCTGGTGAGCTTCCTGTTGCGGAATCTCTGGGTGATCGTTCGGTGGGGCGTGCTCGCCACGCCGCAGCGCGGCGGGCGAGCACTGCCTGTCTGGTTCCGGTTCGAGGTCTTCCGCGAGTGGATTGATCACGCACTCGACGACACGTTACGGCGGAAATGGGAAGCACCGACGAACTGTACCGGGATTCCGGCGACCTATAGCCAGCTGGACGCGGGCTGA